One segment of Takifugu rubripes chromosome 5, fTakRub1.2, whole genome shotgun sequence DNA contains the following:
- the LOC101077552 gene encoding elongation factor Tu, mitochondrial-like encodes MAEEAKKTFKRDKPHVNIGTIGHVDHGKTTLTAAITKVLADAGGANYEKYEDISNAPEEKARGITINASHVEYSTANRHYAHTDCPGHADIIKSMITGASQMDGCILVVAATDGQMPQTREQLLMARQIGVEHVVVFINKADVVDNEELLDLVEIDIRKLLTEIGYDGNNTPVITGSALCALENRKPELGINAVLKLLEAVDAYVPLPKRELDKPFLLPIEDFFSITGRGTVVSGTLLRGVIQTGQEAELFGYNRSFSSVITGIEMLHKSLDRAEAGDNLGALVRGLKTEDVCRGMVMCKPGSIKPHQKVQAQVYVLSKEEGGRHTPFFSNYRPVMSSLTWQINATLTLPADKELAMPGDYTSMTLMLIYPMPLEKFQLFALREGNQTICAGVITDILTD; translated from the exons ATGGCAGAAG aGGCAAAGAAGACATTCAAGAGGGACAAGCCCCATGTGAACATTGGAACAATTGGCCATGTTGACCATGGCAAGACAACGCTGACTGCAGCCATTACTAAAG TGCTTGCTGATGCTGGTGGCGCAAACTATGAAAAGTACGAGGACATTTCCAACGCCCCTGAAGAAAAGGCCAGAGGAATCACCATCAATGCTTCTCATGTTGAATACTCCACAGCCAACAGACATTATGCTCACACAGACTGCCCTGGTCACGCTGACATCATCAAG AGCATGATTACAGGCGCATCCCAGATGGATGGCTGCATCCTGGTGGTGGCAGCCACAGACGGTCAGATGCCTCAGACCAGAGAGCAACTCCTCATGGCCAGGCAGATCGGTGTGGAGCATGTGGTGGTCTTCATTAACAAGGCTGATGTTGTGGATAATGAGGAGTTATTGGACTTAGTGGAAATAGATATCCGAAAGCTGCTCACAGAGATCGGATATGATGGCAACAACACACCTGTCATAACAGGCTCGGCTCTCTGCGCTctggag AATCGAAAACCTGAGCTTGGTATAAATGCAGTGTTGAAACTCTTGGAGGCTGTGGATGCTTATGTTCCTCTGCCCAAAAGAGAGCTGGATAAACCATTCCTTCTCCCCattgaagattttttttccatcacag GAAGGGGCACCGTGGTGTCAGGCACTTTGTTGAGAGGGGTCATCCAAACTGGTCAGGAGGCTGAGCTTTTTGGGTACAATcgcagcttcagctctgtgaTTACAG GTATTGAGATGCTCCACAAGTCCCTTGACCGGGCAGAAGCAGGAGATAATCTGGGCGCTTTGGTTCGTGGTCTGAAGACAGAAGATGTGTGCAGAGGGATGGTGATGTGCAAACCCGGATCCATCAAACCTCACCAGAAAGTCCAAGCACAG GTGTATGTTCTGTctaaagaagagggaggaagacacACACCATTTTTCTCCAACTACAGGCCTGTCATGTCCTCTCTCACCTGGCAAATTAACGCCACTCTCACTCTGCCCGCTGACAAG GAATTGGCAATGCCAGGGGACTACACCTCCATGACGCTGATGCTCATTTATCCGATGCCTCTGGAAAAATTCCAGCTGTTTGCTTTAAGAGAGGGAAACCAAACCATCTGTGCTGGTGTGATTACAGACATTCTGACAGATTAG